The DNA segment AAACACCTGGTTGCGGCCCGTCGCGGCGTTCACCTCCTGCTCGCGGTCATGGCCGGCGTGCTGCTCACCCTGCTCCCGGCCGCGCCGGCCAGCGCGCACGCGGTGCTGTCTCAGGCCAGCCCGCAGCAGGGGGCGGTGCTGCGGGAGGCGCCCGCCACGATCACGCTGGTGTTCAGCGAGCGGGTGCAGGTGATCCCGGGCCGGACGCAGGTGTTCGGCCCGGACGGCAAGCGCATCAACGACGGCGACGCGGTGCAGGCTGAGCGAGGGCTGAGCATCGCCATCCGTACGCCGGACCGCCCGCTCGGCACCTATCTCGTCAGCTACCGGATCGTCTCGGCGGACAGCCACCCGGTGTCCGGGGCGTACACGTTCAGCGTCGGCGCTCCCTCGAACGGGCCGCCGCCGGAGGTGAACGACGGCATCGACCCGGTGGTGGAGAAGGCCGTCCCGGCCGCCAAGTACGCCGGCTACCTCGGCCTCGTGCTCGCCGCCGGGCCGGTCCTGATGCTGGCGCTGTGGTACCCGGCCCGGCTCTCCCGGCGGGGCCTGGTCGTCATGTCCCGGACCGGGTTCGGGCTGATCGCCGCGAGCACCCTCGCCGCGCTGTGGCTGCAGGCGCCGCAGTCGTCCGGCGCCGGCATCCTGGACGTCTCCACGGGTGAGCTCACGAGCGTGCTGACCAGCGGCTTCGGTCTCGCGTTGATCGCCCGTCTGGCGATCGTCGCGGTGCTCGCGGCGCTGGTGAGCCGGATCCACCGCCGGCCGGGGCGGCCGCTCGGCATCAGCGTGGTGGTCCTCGCGCTCGCCGGCATGCTCACCTGGCCGCTCACCGGGCACCCGGCCGCGTCACCGCAGTCCGCGATCCTGGTCACCGCCGACCTCGTGCACCTCGCGGCCATGGCGTTCTGGCTCGGCGGGCTGACCGTGCTCGCCGTGTTCCTGCTGCGCCGGGCCGCCACCCGGGAACTGCGGGTGATCCTGCCGTCCTGGTCACGGTGGGCGGCGATCAGCGTCTACTGGCTGGTCGCGGCCGGTCTGCTGCAGGCCGTCGTGCAGACCGGGACGTGGCACGCGCTCGTCGACTCGGACTACGGCCGTCTCCTGCTGATCAAGACCGGTCTGGTGGTGGCCGTCCTCGCCGTCGCCGCCGTCTCCCGGCAGCTGGTGCGGCGCGCCGTCACGACGAGGCTGCGCGCCGCCGTCGCCGCCGAGGTGGTGATCGCCGTGGTGGTGCTGGCCGTCAGCGCCGTCCTCGTGCAGACCAACCCGGCCCGGACGGTCGACGTGGAGGCCGAGGCCGCCGCGAAGGCGAAGGGTTTCGTCACCACGCTGAACAGCCCGATCTACGCCGTGCAGTTCGAGGTCTTCCCGGCCGAGGTGGGCGAGTACAACACGTTGCACGCGTTCGCTTACACGCCCGCGGGCAAGCCGTTGACGGTGGTCGAGTGGAAGGTGACCGCGTCGCTGCCGGAGCGCGGGATCGAGGAGATCGAGAACCCGGTCGGATCGTTGCTGGGGAATCAGGGTCTCGGCAACGTGGTCTTCCCGTACCCGGGCGATTGGCAGTTGAAATTGACCCTGAGGATCTCCGACATCGACCAGGCGACGGTGACCACCACGGTTCCGGTGCGGTGAGGCGTGGCACCATAGCCAGGTGTTCGCTAACCCCGTTCTCCGGCTGCTCCTCGGCCGGCTGGCGATCTTCATGGCCGCCCTCGGCATCCTGACCCTGCTCCCGTTCGGCCTCGATCCGCTGCTGCGGTTCGTCATCGCCTTCTTCATCAGCATGATCGCCTCGGTGTTCCTGCTGAAACGAACCCGGGAGCAGGTCGGCGAGCAGGTGGTCACGTCGGTCGAGAAGCGCCAGGCGCGCAAGCAGGCGTCACGCGGCCGGTGACCGATGCTGGTAGACCACCTGCCAGTTGCCCGCGATGACCTTGAGGAGAATGCTGGCGTGCCCGCGGCCCCCGGCCGTGTCGACGTCCGCGGAGCAGAGCGCCTCCCAGCGTCCGGTGCCGACGAGCCACTCCACGCCTGACAGCGAGCTCCCGGCGTCGCCGAGCAGTTCGGCGACGACCGCGTCCCGGCCCCGGAACACCCGTCCTCGGGTCCACAGCACGGCATCGACGTCTATCAGCTCGCTCATGGCCGGCGCCGACCGCTCGTCCAGCGCCGACCGGTAGGCGTCGAGGAAGGTGCCGAGCTCGCGCGCCGTCTCCTGGCCGGCGTCGATGGTGATCGGCTCACCGCGCGCGATGGCCCGCGCGGCGATGTCGCAGCACCGATCGAAGTCCTGGTGGCACGAGGGGTCGTCGGAGTGGTTCACGAAGCGTGCGGGCGCGGGGTAGAGATAGCGGCGGCCGCCGTAGCTGTGCACGAACAGGTCTTCGCCCTCGGGGAGAGCGAGGTAGTCCGCCGCGTCGAGGGGCCGCAGCTCGTAGGCCACCACGACCTCTCCGGGCGCGAAGTCCCGAGCGGCGTAGACACCTCTGCCTGCGAGGTCGCCGGTGCCGAGCGTCACATCGTCCATCACACCATCCTCGCCTGCTCCAGGGGAGGCACCGGTCGGCGGCATGATCCGGGAGACGCTTCCTAGGTGTGCGTCTGGTGCTCATGGCCCGCGTGCCCCGCCGGTTCGAGCTGGAACGTGGAGTGTTCGACGTCGAAGTGGCCGGACAGGCAGGACTGCAGCGCGTCGAGGAGTTGCGGGGCGTGGCCGTCGTGGAAGCAGGAGTCGTCGACGACGACATGGGCGGTCAGCACCGGCAGGCCCGACGTCACGGTGAGGACGTGCAGGTCGTGGACGCCCTTCACGTGGTCGAGCCGGGTGATGTGGTCGCGGATGTCGTCGAGGTCGACGTCGCCCGGGGCGGCTTCGAGCAGGATGTTCGCCGCCTCGCGCAGCAGCCGGACGGCTCGTGGCGCGATGATCAGGCCGATCAGGATGGAGACGACGGCGTCGGCGCGGGTGTACCCGGTCAGCGCGATGATCGCGGCGGCGGCGAGGACGCCGAGGGAGGTGACCGTGTCGGTGGCCACTTCCAGGAACGCGCCGCGCATGTTGAGGCTGGCCTCCCGCGCGCGGTAGAGCAGGGCCACGCCGGCCAGGTTGCCGAGCAGGCCGATCACGCCGAACAGCGCCATGCCGCCGGGCGCCACCTCGGCCGGTTCGATCAGGCGGCGGATGCCTTCGACGAAGACGTAGACGCCCATGCCGGCCAGCACCAGCCCGTTGATCGCGGCGGCGAGGATCTCGGCGCGGGCCCAGCCGAAGGTGTGCCTGCCGGACGCCGGGCGGGCCGCCAGGAGGGTGGCGCCGAGGGCCAGGGCGACCCCGCCGGCGTCGGCGAGGACGTGCCCGGCGTCGGCGAGCAGGGCGAGACTGCCGGTGATCAGCGCGCCGACCACCTCGACGGCGAAGACGATCAGCGAGACGCACAGGGCGCCGATCAGAACGCCACGGTGGCGTCCGGTCGCCGTCGGCGTGCCGTGATCGTGGCCGTGTCCCATGCGCCGCGTCCTCCCATGCTCATATGCGCACAAGCGCATGTAACACGACGAGCATAGCGCAGCCGTCAACGCGCCGGACGCGGCCGCTGGCTGATGCCGTTCCCGCCGCTCCCGTACATCATTCTGAGGCGTGGAACAGGGACCTCCACGCGGGGTGGTGGTCCGGCGGCAGCGGCCCGACCGGTGGGAGCGAGAGCACGAACGTGGCACCGCGCGGCTGATGCGGCAGATAGCCGACGGTCAGCCCGCTCGCGGCGGCCAGCTGGCGCACCAGATAGAGGCCGAGCCCGGTGCCCGGTTTCGTCAGCGCCACCCCGGAGTCGGCGCGGGCGAACCTGTCGAACAGGTGCGGCACGAACGCGGCCGGCACGCCCTCACCGTGATCGGTCACCCGCACCGTCACCTCGGCCGGCGTCACCGTCACGGTGATCATCAGGGGTGGCCGGCCGTACTTCGCCGCGTTGCCGATCAGATTGCCGAGGATGAGCCGGAGGAACACCGGATCGGCCACGGCGGTCGCACCGGGCGGGGCGCTGACCGTGAACAGGTGGCCGGACGCGTCGGCCACCTCCCGGACGATGTGAGCGACGTCGACGGGCACGGGCCGGGCCACCACGGCGCCGGCGTCCAGCTGGGCCAGGGCGAGGACCTCGCCGAGCAGCACGTCGGCGCGCTGTCCGCCGGCGCTGATCCGGCGTACCGCATGCTGCTTCTCGCTCTCGTCCAGCTCACCCCACTCCTCGAGCAGCGACTCGGCGTTCAGGACGATCGTGCTGAGCGGCTGGCGTACGTCGTGGCCGAGCATCGCCACGAAATCGGTCATCTGGCTGTTCGCGCGCTGCAGCTCCCAGCGTCCGCGCCGGACCCGGCCGACCGCTGCCACCACGAGCAGGCCGATCGCGACGCCGGCGCCCACCGAGAGCCGGATGCCGAGTTCGGCGGCGGTCACCGGCCCGTACAGCCTCGCCTCGGCGATGCTGCCGGACAGCCGCCACGGCGTGCCGGTCACCGGCGTGGACGCGTGCCGCCACCACTCGCCGTCACGCAGGAAACGCCCCGATCCGTCGCCGGCGGCGCGGGACGGCGCACCGCGGTGGTTCATGGCGACGACGGCCCCCGCCTCGTCGAAGAGGGTCAGCAGGGCGTCGCTCGGAGGGACCGAGGCGGAGAGGTACGCCGACAGCGGACTGTTGCTGACCGCGACCGACACCGCGAAGACGCGCAGCCCCGACGCGGACGTGTACGGCACCGCGAAGTTGATGACCGATATGCCCCCGGCGACCGACGGCTGGACCGTCGAGATCGTCGGCCGCCCGGTCCGCACCGCGTCCTCGAGGTGCGGGTACCGGCCGGTCAGGTCCCGCCCGGCCGGCAGCGCCCCACCGGGGAAGACGCGCAGCATCATGCCCTCGCTGTCGAGCAGCACCGCGGCCGGGAACCCGAGCGCCGCCACCACCCGATCGAAGTCCTCCTGATCCACCTCGGCGCTGCTGAGCAGGGCGTCCGCCTGCCGGCGCTGCCGTTCCACGAGGTTGCTGACGTACGCCGACACGAAGTTGGCGACCAGCGCCTGCCGCCGCTCGAACCGATCCGCGAGCCCGGCATGATTCGCGTGTTCCAGGGCGGCCACCCCGCCCACGGCCGCCGCGCTCAGCCCGAACCACACGGCCAGCGGCAGAGCTACGAGCCGCCAGCCGCGCCAGCCGAGAAGCCGCGCAAGCCGCATATCGGTCAGGCTAGTCTTCTTCGGCCCACCTCGGCCCAGTCCTCTTCCGCCCCGTCCTCTCCTGCATCACCGGCGGCGCCGTGAAGTGATCGACGCGCGACTATGCTGCCGCGATGAAACCGATCGAGGAACGAGTGCGCCGGCGTGCGGTGGCGACCTTCGCCGTCGCGCTCGCCATGGGGGTCCTGGGGATCGCGGCGCCCGCGCGGGCGGCCACCGTGGTGTGCAACCCGACCTGGGAGAAGGTCAACGGCGACGGCTACGTCGTGGCGTCGCAGGACTACAACCTGAAGAACGGCCCGTACGGCGACTGCGGGCACACCGGGAAGATCAAGAAGGGCACGATCTTCTACCTGTGGTGCATGACCACGAACACCTACGGCAACAACTGGTGGTACGGCCGGATCGCCGGCACCCAGACGATGGGCTGGGCCTACCAGGAGGCGCTGTTCGGGGCGAAGGCGAACATCGAGAACGACAGCAACGACGGCATTCTGAGCCTGGAGGGCTGCGGCCCGAAGGTCATCTGGCCGTGAACAGGGTCATGCCCCGGCTGATCCGCAACTCATCAGCCGGGGCATGACTTTCGAGACTCAGACCAGGTCGTAGCGGTCCAGCTCGGTGACCTTCGTCCACGCCGCGACGAAGTCGTTGACGAACTTCTCCTTCGCGTCGGCGCTGGCGTAGACCTCGGCGAGGGCGCGCAGCTGCGAGTTCGAGCCGAAGATGAGGTCGACCGCGGTGGCGGTCCACTTCACCTCACCGGTGGCGAGGTCCTCGATCTCGTACACGTGCTCGGCGTCCGACGCCTTCCACTTCGTACCCGGGGAGAGCAGGTTGACGAAGAAGTCGTTGGTCAGCCGGCCCGGCTTGTCGGTGAGGACGCCGTGCTCGCTGCCCGCGACGTTGTTGCCGAGCGCACGCAGGCCGCCGACCAGGACGGTCATCTCCGGCGCGGTCAGGTTCAGCATGTACGCGCGGTCGACCAGCAGGATCTCCGGCTGGGTCTTCTCGCCCGGGCGCAGGTAGTTGCGGAACGCGTCGGCGCGCGGCTCCAGAACCTTGAACGACTCGGCGTCGGTCTGCTCCTGGGTGGCGTCGGTGCGGCCGGCGCGGAACGGCACGGACACCGGGAAGCCGGCGTCGGCAGCGGCCTTCTCCACGGCGGCGTTGCCGGCCAGGATGATCAGGTCAGCGAGGGAGATCTGCGCGCCACCGGCGGCGTTGAACTCCTGCTGGATCTTCTCGAGGGCGTCGACGACCGGGATCGCCTGCTGGTTGACCTCCCAGTTGCGC comes from the Actinoplanes sp. OR16 genome and includes:
- a CDS encoding copper resistance CopC/CopD family protein, producing the protein MAGVLLTLLPAAPASAHAVLSQASPQQGAVLREAPATITLVFSERVQVIPGRTQVFGPDGKRINDGDAVQAERGLSIAIRTPDRPLGTYLVSYRIVSADSHPVSGAYTFSVGAPSNGPPPEVNDGIDPVVEKAVPAAKYAGYLGLVLAAGPVLMLALWYPARLSRRGLVVMSRTGFGLIAASTLAALWLQAPQSSGAGILDVSTGELTSVLTSGFGLALIARLAIVAVLAALVSRIHRRPGRPLGISVVVLALAGMLTWPLTGHPAASPQSAILVTADLVHLAAMAFWLGGLTVLAVFLLRRAATRELRVILPSWSRWAAISVYWLVAAGLLQAVVQTGTWHALVDSDYGRLLLIKTGLVVAVLAVAAVSRQLVRRAVTTRLRAAVAAEVVIAVVVLAVSAVLVQTNPARTVDVEAEAAAKAKGFVTTLNSPIYAVQFEVFPAEVGEYNTLHAFAYTPAGKPLTVVEWKVTASLPERGIEEIENPVGSLLGNQGLGNVVFPYPGDWQLKLTLRISDIDQATVTTTVPVR
- a CDS encoding DUF4229 domain-containing protein, yielding MFANPVLRLLLGRLAIFMAALGILTLLPFGLDPLLRFVIAFFISMIASVFLLKRTREQVGEQVVTSVEKRQARKQASRGR
- a CDS encoding SET domain-containing protein-lysine N-methyltransferase; protein product: MDDVTLGTGDLAGRGVYAARDFAPGEVVVAYELRPLDAADYLALPEGEDLFVHSYGGRRYLYPAPARFVNHSDDPSCHQDFDRCCDIAARAIARGEPITIDAGQETARELGTFLDAYRSALDERSAPAMSELIDVDAVLWTRGRVFRGRDAVVAELLGDAGSSLSGVEWLVGTGRWEALCSADVDTAGGRGHASILLKVIAGNWQVVYQHRSPAA
- a CDS encoding cation diffusion facilitator family transporter, producing the protein MGHGHDHGTPTATGRHRGVLIGALCVSLIVFAVEVVGALITGSLALLADAGHVLADAGGVALALGATLLAARPASGRHTFGWARAEILAAAINGLVLAGMGVYVFVEGIRRLIEPAEVAPGGMALFGVIGLLGNLAGVALLYRAREASLNMRGAFLEVATDTVTSLGVLAAAAIIALTGYTRADAVVSILIGLIIAPRAVRLLREAANILLEAAPGDVDLDDIRDHITRLDHVKGVHDLHVLTVTSGLPVLTAHVVVDDSCFHDGHAPQLLDALQSCLSGHFDVEHSTFQLEPAGHAGHEHQTHT
- a CDS encoding sensor histidine kinase — its product is MRLARLLGWRGWRLVALPLAVWFGLSAAAVGGVAALEHANHAGLADRFERRQALVANFVSAYVSNLVERQRRQADALLSSAEVDQEDFDRVVAALGFPAAVLLDSEGMMLRVFPGGALPAGRDLTGRYPHLEDAVRTGRPTISTVQPSVAGGISVINFAVPYTSASGLRVFAVSVAVSNSPLSAYLSASVPPSDALLTLFDEAGAVVAMNHRGAPSRAAGDGSGRFLRDGEWWRHASTPVTGTPWRLSGSIAEARLYGPVTAAELGIRLSVGAGVAIGLLVVAAVGRVRRGRWELQRANSQMTDFVAMLGHDVRQPLSTIVLNAESLLEEWGELDESEKQHAVRRISAGGQRADVLLGEVLALAQLDAGAVVARPVPVDVAHIVREVADASGHLFTVSAPPGATAVADPVFLRLILGNLIGNAAKYGRPPLMITVTVTPAEVTVRVTDHGEGVPAAFVPHLFDRFARADSGVALTKPGTGLGLYLVRQLAAASGLTVGYLPHQPRGATFVLSLPPVGPLPPDHHPAWRSLFHASE